One window of the Trifolium pratense cultivar HEN17-A07 linkage group LG2, ARS_RC_1.1, whole genome shotgun sequence genome contains the following:
- the LOC123910649 gene encoding phosphatidylserine decarboxylase proenzyme 2-like isoform X2: MGHEHSKFSSSPEDSSSVRKGSRLARFKNRLHFRRKTTNASPSTHKLLSAGNFTGIALFALLRAEMQFKDKWIACLSLGEQTFRTKSSQQTDKPVWNSEKKLLLEQNGPHIARVSVFETNKLSSNTLVGYCEIDLLEFLTQDSDSDIETFNLLDPSVPGKVVGNISISCSVEDPIETEKGFVRRILSIVDYNEDGMLSFSEFSDLIDAFGNQLATSKKEELFKAADKNGDGVVSMDELASLLAFQQENREPLLNCCPVCGEVLQISDQLNSMIHLTLCFDEGTGNQVMAGGFLTDKQASYGWFFKLSEWAHVSSYDVGIRSGSSSSHILVYDRKSQRLVEEQIDKKIVLSMRAIYQSKIGLGLMDIGVKELLQNISEKQGAKMDSLESAADIPKFIESYKGQINLAEVKYPLEHFKTFNEFFIRELKPGSRPIASAEHDNIAVCGADCRLMAFKSVDDSSRFWIKGRKFSVQGLLGKEMCSSAFADGTLVIFRLAPQDYHRFHLPVSGTVEQFVNIPGCLFTVNPIAVNSKYCNVFTENKRVVSIISTVDFGKVAFVAIGATMVGSINFTKKKGDYVKKGDEFGYFSFGGSTVICVFEKDSIAIDEDLLSNSTRSLETLVTVGMRLGVSTRKLS; the protein is encoded by the exons ATGGGTCACGAACACTCCAAATTCTCCTCTTCGCCGGAAGATTCATCATCAGTACGGAAAGGATCTCGTCTTGCTCGTTTCAAAAACCGTCTTCACTTTCGCCGTAAAACTACTAACGCATCTCCTTCCACTCACAAACTTCTCTCCGCCGGTAATTTCACCGGTATCGCTCTCTTCGCCCTCCTCCGC GCGGAGATGCAATTCAAGGATAAATGGATTGCGTGTCTTTCCCTTGGAGAACAAACTTTTCGTACCAAGTCTTCTCAACA aACAGATAAACCTGTTTGGAATTCT GAAAAGAAACTTCTTTTGGAACAGAACGGGCCTCATATTGCAAGAGTTTCTGTCTTTGAG ACCAACAAACTGTCCAGCAATACTCTTGTTGGATACTGTGAGATTGATCTGCTTGAATTTCTGACCCAG GATTCTGATTCTGACATTGAAACATTCAACCTTTTAGATCCATCAGTTCCTGGAAAAGTGGTTGGCAACATTTCCATTTCATGCTCTGTAGAG GATCCAATTGAAACAGAAAAGGGCTTTGTTAGACGTATTTTATCCATCGTG GACTACAATGAAGATGGGATGCTTTCATTTTCTGAATTTTCTGATCTGATTGATGCTTTTGGCAATCAATTAGCAACAAGCAag AAAGAGGAGCTGTTCAAAGCAGCTGACAAGAATGGAGATGGTGTTGTGAGCATGGATGAACTGGCTTCCCTGCTTGCTTTTCAACAAGAAAA CAGGGAACCACTGTTGAATTGCTGCCCGGTTTGTGGTGAGGTTCTTCAGATTTCTGACCAGTTGAACAGTATGATCCACTTAACTCTTTGTTTTGACGAAGGGACCGGAAACCAGGTGATGGCTGGAGGATTCTTGACAGATAAGCAGGCTTCATATGG CTGGTTCTTCAAACTGAGTGAATGGGCCCATGTCTCATCCTATGATGTTGGTATTCGATCTGGATCAAGTTCTTCCCATATTCTG GTATATGATCGGAAGTCTCAAAGGCTCGTCGAAGAACAAATTGACAAAAAGATTGTTTTGTCAATGAGAGCTATTTATCAGTCAAAAATAGGTCTTGGTCTAATGGACATAG GGGTGAAGGAGCTCCTGCAAAACATTTCTGAAAAGCAGGGAGCAAAAATGGATTCACTTGAATCGGCTGCTGATATACCAAAATTCATTGAATCTTATAAG GGTCAAATCAATTTGGCAGAAGTGAAGTATCCACTGGAACACTTTAAG ACATTCAATGAATTTTTCATTAGAGAGTTAAAGCCTGGTTCAAGACCAATTGCTTCTGCTGAACATGACAACATTGCTGTATGTGGTGCTGATTGTCGTCTAATGGCATTTAAATCAGTTGATGATAGTTCAAGATTTTGGATTAAG GGTCGAAAGTTTTCAGTTCAAGGCCTTCTGGGGAAAGAAATGTGTTCCAGTGCTTTTGCTGATGGAACACTTGTGATTTTCCGTCTGGCACCACAG GATTATCACCGTTTCCATTTGCCAGTATCCGGAACTGTTGAGCAATTTGTTAATATCCCCGGATGCCTGTTTACT GTCAATCCCATTGCTGTAAATAGCAAGTACTGTAATGTCTTCACAGAGAATAAGCGAGTTGTTTCAATAATTTCAACTGTAGATTTTGGAAAG GTGGCATTTGTTGCAATAGGAGCTACAATGGTTGGTAGCATTAATTTCACAAAGAAAAAGGGCGACTATGTCAAGAAGGGAGATGAG TTTGGATATTTCTCTTTTGGTGGAAGCACTGTAATTTGTGTTTTTGAAAAG GATTCAATTGCAATTGATGAAGACCTGCTATCAAATAGCACCAGATCACTGGAGACTTTGGTTACTGTGGGGATGAGATTGGGTGTCTCCACCAGGAAATTGTCTTGA
- the LOC123910649 gene encoding phosphatidylserine decarboxylase proenzyme 2-like isoform X3 — translation MGHEHSKFSSSPEDSSSVRKGSRLARFKNRLHFRRKTTNASPSTHKLLSAGNFTGIALFALLRAEMQFKDKWIACLSLGEQTFRTKSSQQTDKPVWNSEKKLLLEQNGPHIARVSVFETNKLSSNTLVGYCEIDLLEFLTQDSDSDIETFNLLDPSVPGKVVGNISISCSVEDPIETEKGFVRRILSIVDYNEDGMLSFSEFSDLIDAFGNQLATSKKEELFKAADKNGDGVVSMDELASLLAFQQEKEPLLNCCPVCGEVLQISDQLNSMIHLTLCFDEGTGNQVMAGGFLTDKQASYGWFFKLSEWAHVSSYDVGIRSGSSSSHILVYDRKSQRLVEEQIDKKIVLSMRAIYQSKIGLGLMDIGVKELLQNISEKQGAKMDSLESAADIPKFIESYKGQINLAEVKYPLEHFKTFNEFFIRELKPGSRPIASAEHDNIAVCGADCRLMAFKSVDDSSRFWIKGRKFSVQGLLGKEMCSSAFADGTLVIFRLAPQDYHRFHLPVSGTVEQFVNIPGCLFTVNPIAVNSKYCNVFTENKRVVSIISTVDFGKVAFVAIGATMVGSINFTKKKGDYVKKGDEFGYFSFGGSTVICVFEKDSIAIDEDLLSNSTRSLETLVTVGMRLGVSTRKLS, via the exons ATGGGTCACGAACACTCCAAATTCTCCTCTTCGCCGGAAGATTCATCATCAGTACGGAAAGGATCTCGTCTTGCTCGTTTCAAAAACCGTCTTCACTTTCGCCGTAAAACTACTAACGCATCTCCTTCCACTCACAAACTTCTCTCCGCCGGTAATTTCACCGGTATCGCTCTCTTCGCCCTCCTCCGC GCGGAGATGCAATTCAAGGATAAATGGATTGCGTGTCTTTCCCTTGGAGAACAAACTTTTCGTACCAAGTCTTCTCAACA aACAGATAAACCTGTTTGGAATTCT GAAAAGAAACTTCTTTTGGAACAGAACGGGCCTCATATTGCAAGAGTTTCTGTCTTTGAG ACCAACAAACTGTCCAGCAATACTCTTGTTGGATACTGTGAGATTGATCTGCTTGAATTTCTGACCCAG GATTCTGATTCTGACATTGAAACATTCAACCTTTTAGATCCATCAGTTCCTGGAAAAGTGGTTGGCAACATTTCCATTTCATGCTCTGTAGAG GATCCAATTGAAACAGAAAAGGGCTTTGTTAGACGTATTTTATCCATCGTG GACTACAATGAAGATGGGATGCTTTCATTTTCTGAATTTTCTGATCTGATTGATGCTTTTGGCAATCAATTAGCAACAAGCAag AAAGAGGAGCTGTTCAAAGCAGCTGACAAGAATGGAGATGGTGTTGTGAGCATGGATGAACTGGCTTCCCTGCTTGCTTTTCAACAAGAAAA GGAACCACTGTTGAATTGCTGCCCGGTTTGTGGTGAGGTTCTTCAGATTTCTGACCAGTTGAACAGTATGATCCACTTAACTCTTTGTTTTGACGAAGGGACCGGAAACCAGGTGATGGCTGGAGGATTCTTGACAGATAAGCAGGCTTCATATGG CTGGTTCTTCAAACTGAGTGAATGGGCCCATGTCTCATCCTATGATGTTGGTATTCGATCTGGATCAAGTTCTTCCCATATTCTG GTATATGATCGGAAGTCTCAAAGGCTCGTCGAAGAACAAATTGACAAAAAGATTGTTTTGTCAATGAGAGCTATTTATCAGTCAAAAATAGGTCTTGGTCTAATGGACATAG GGGTGAAGGAGCTCCTGCAAAACATTTCTGAAAAGCAGGGAGCAAAAATGGATTCACTTGAATCGGCTGCTGATATACCAAAATTCATTGAATCTTATAAG GGTCAAATCAATTTGGCAGAAGTGAAGTATCCACTGGAACACTTTAAG ACATTCAATGAATTTTTCATTAGAGAGTTAAAGCCTGGTTCAAGACCAATTGCTTCTGCTGAACATGACAACATTGCTGTATGTGGTGCTGATTGTCGTCTAATGGCATTTAAATCAGTTGATGATAGTTCAAGATTTTGGATTAAG GGTCGAAAGTTTTCAGTTCAAGGCCTTCTGGGGAAAGAAATGTGTTCCAGTGCTTTTGCTGATGGAACACTTGTGATTTTCCGTCTGGCACCACAG GATTATCACCGTTTCCATTTGCCAGTATCCGGAACTGTTGAGCAATTTGTTAATATCCCCGGATGCCTGTTTACT GTCAATCCCATTGCTGTAAATAGCAAGTACTGTAATGTCTTCACAGAGAATAAGCGAGTTGTTTCAATAATTTCAACTGTAGATTTTGGAAAG GTGGCATTTGTTGCAATAGGAGCTACAATGGTTGGTAGCATTAATTTCACAAAGAAAAAGGGCGACTATGTCAAGAAGGGAGATGAG TTTGGATATTTCTCTTTTGGTGGAAGCACTGTAATTTGTGTTTTTGAAAAG GATTCAATTGCAATTGATGAAGACCTGCTATCAAATAGCACCAGATCACTGGAGACTTTGGTTACTGTGGGGATGAGATTGGGTGTCTCCACCAGGAAATTGTCTTGA
- the LOC123910649 gene encoding phosphatidylserine decarboxylase proenzyme 2-like isoform X1 codes for MGHEHSKFSSSPEDSSSVRKGSRLARFKNRLHFRRKTTNASPSTHKLLSAGNFTGIALFALLRAEMQFKDKWIACLSLGEQTFRTKSSQQLVIFTSLHFITVYASFILLLYYFFIFILVVLILFNYCCCCCRTDKPVWNSEKKLLLEQNGPHIARVSVFETNKLSSNTLVGYCEIDLLEFLTQDSDSDIETFNLLDPSVPGKVVGNISISCSVEDPIETEKGFVRRILSIVDYNEDGMLSFSEFSDLIDAFGNQLATSKKEELFKAADKNGDGVVSMDELASLLAFQQEKEPLLNCCPVCGEVLQISDQLNSMIHLTLCFDEGTGNQVMAGGFLTDKQASYGWFFKLSEWAHVSSYDVGIRSGSSSSHILVYDRKSQRLVEEQIDKKIVLSMRAIYQSKIGLGLMDIGVKELLQNISEKQGAKMDSLESAADIPKFIESYKGQINLAEVKYPLEHFKTFNEFFIRELKPGSRPIASAEHDNIAVCGADCRLMAFKSVDDSSRFWIKGRKFSVQGLLGKEMCSSAFADGTLVIFRLAPQDYHRFHLPVSGTVEQFVNIPGCLFTVNPIAVNSKYCNVFTENKRVVSIISTVDFGKVAFVAIGATMVGSINFTKKKGDYVKKGDEFGYFSFGGSTVICVFEKDSIAIDEDLLSNSTRSLETLVTVGMRLGVSTRKLS; via the exons ATGGGTCACGAACACTCCAAATTCTCCTCTTCGCCGGAAGATTCATCATCAGTACGGAAAGGATCTCGTCTTGCTCGTTTCAAAAACCGTCTTCACTTTCGCCGTAAAACTACTAACGCATCTCCTTCCACTCACAAACTTCTCTCCGCCGGTAATTTCACCGGTATCGCTCTCTTCGCCCTCCTCCGC GCGGAGATGCAATTCAAGGATAAATGGATTGCGTGTCTTTCCCTTGGAGAACAAACTTTTCGTACCAAGTCTTCTCAACAGTTAGTTATCTTCACTTCACTTCACTTTATTACTGTATATGCTTCTTTCATTTTACTACTGTACtattttttcatattcattCTTGTAGtattgattttgtttaattattgctgctgctgctgcagaACAGATAAACCTGTTTGGAATTCT GAAAAGAAACTTCTTTTGGAACAGAACGGGCCTCATATTGCAAGAGTTTCTGTCTTTGAG ACCAACAAACTGTCCAGCAATACTCTTGTTGGATACTGTGAGATTGATCTGCTTGAATTTCTGACCCAG GATTCTGATTCTGACATTGAAACATTCAACCTTTTAGATCCATCAGTTCCTGGAAAAGTGGTTGGCAACATTTCCATTTCATGCTCTGTAGAG GATCCAATTGAAACAGAAAAGGGCTTTGTTAGACGTATTTTATCCATCGTG GACTACAATGAAGATGGGATGCTTTCATTTTCTGAATTTTCTGATCTGATTGATGCTTTTGGCAATCAATTAGCAACAAGCAag AAAGAGGAGCTGTTCAAAGCAGCTGACAAGAATGGAGATGGTGTTGTGAGCATGGATGAACTGGCTTCCCTGCTTGCTTTTCAACAAGAAAA GGAACCACTGTTGAATTGCTGCCCGGTTTGTGGTGAGGTTCTTCAGATTTCTGACCAGTTGAACAGTATGATCCACTTAACTCTTTGTTTTGACGAAGGGACCGGAAACCAGGTGATGGCTGGAGGATTCTTGACAGATAAGCAGGCTTCATATGG CTGGTTCTTCAAACTGAGTGAATGGGCCCATGTCTCATCCTATGATGTTGGTATTCGATCTGGATCAAGTTCTTCCCATATTCTG GTATATGATCGGAAGTCTCAAAGGCTCGTCGAAGAACAAATTGACAAAAAGATTGTTTTGTCAATGAGAGCTATTTATCAGTCAAAAATAGGTCTTGGTCTAATGGACATAG GGGTGAAGGAGCTCCTGCAAAACATTTCTGAAAAGCAGGGAGCAAAAATGGATTCACTTGAATCGGCTGCTGATATACCAAAATTCATTGAATCTTATAAG GGTCAAATCAATTTGGCAGAAGTGAAGTATCCACTGGAACACTTTAAG ACATTCAATGAATTTTTCATTAGAGAGTTAAAGCCTGGTTCAAGACCAATTGCTTCTGCTGAACATGACAACATTGCTGTATGTGGTGCTGATTGTCGTCTAATGGCATTTAAATCAGTTGATGATAGTTCAAGATTTTGGATTAAG GGTCGAAAGTTTTCAGTTCAAGGCCTTCTGGGGAAAGAAATGTGTTCCAGTGCTTTTGCTGATGGAACACTTGTGATTTTCCGTCTGGCACCACAG GATTATCACCGTTTCCATTTGCCAGTATCCGGAACTGTTGAGCAATTTGTTAATATCCCCGGATGCCTGTTTACT GTCAATCCCATTGCTGTAAATAGCAAGTACTGTAATGTCTTCACAGAGAATAAGCGAGTTGTTTCAATAATTTCAACTGTAGATTTTGGAAAG GTGGCATTTGTTGCAATAGGAGCTACAATGGTTGGTAGCATTAATTTCACAAAGAAAAAGGGCGACTATGTCAAGAAGGGAGATGAG TTTGGATATTTCTCTTTTGGTGGAAGCACTGTAATTTGTGTTTTTGAAAAG GATTCAATTGCAATTGATGAAGACCTGCTATCAAATAGCACCAGATCACTGGAGACTTTGGTTACTGTGGGGATGAGATTGGGTGTCTCCACCAGGAAATTGTCTTGA
- the LOC123910650 gene encoding NAC domain-containing protein 104-like, which produces MGDKNDIYNVNLPPGFRFDPTDEELVVHFLQRKATLLPCHPHVIPDLHLYSYDPWQLHDRALLEGNKWYYYSRRTQNRVTDNGYWKATGMEEAVICSTNNKKVGMKKHFVFHVGESPASGIKTNWIMQEFCLSDYASSSAKSSKRKSQPIKDYSKWVICRVYEQNEDGDDGMDQLSYLDEVFLSLDDLDEISLPNY; this is translated from the exons ATGGGAGATAAGAATGATATTTACAATGTCAACCTTCCACCTGGGTTTCGTTTTGATCCCACAGATGAAGAGCTTGTAGTTCATTTCCTTCAAAGAAAAGCAACACTCTTACCTTGCCATCCTCATGTCATCCCTGATCTTCACCTATACTCATATGATCCATGGCAACTTCATG ataGAGCTTTGTTGGAGGGAAACAAATGGTACTACTACAGCAGAAGGACACAAAATAGAGTCACTGATAATGGTTATTGGAAGGCAACAGGAATGGAAGAGGCAGTGATTTGTAGTACAAACAATAAGAAAGTTGGCATGAAGAAACATTTTGTGTTCCATGTTGGAGAATCCCCTGCTTCAGGTATCAAAACCAATTGGATAATGCAAGAATTTTGTCTATCAGACTATGCTTCCTCCTCTGCCAAATCATCTAAAAGAAAATCACAACCAATCAAA GATTATAGTAAATGGGTGATATGTCGAGTATATGAGCAAAATGAAGATGGTGATGATGGAATGGATCAGCTCTCTTATTTAGATGAAGTTTTCTTGTCATTAGATGATCTTGACGAAATAAGCTTACCAAATTATTAA